Proteins from a single region of Butyrivibrio fibrisolvens:
- a CDS encoding response regulator yields MNKNVLLISQGSTFMVDAISKNLGEAGFVVAGCGPIINDIKEHIETADIILFYLGDFILNVTEALIYLKDTCIEKEKSLNVIGDEEEVEILNKVIGKSVIDNIFERPLDIKMLVVKLTELAQNQDSINARKNILLVDDDPTFLHLVKSWLSEKYRVTIVNSGMQAITYIAKNIPDLVLLDYEMPVTTGPQVLEMMRSETGTSDIPVIFLTGKGDKESVAKVLRLKPQGYILKSAGQREVMQQVDDFFERSKGKKI; encoded by the coding sequence ATGAATAAGAACGTATTGCTTATAAGTCAGGGTTCTACATTTATGGTAGACGCCATATCGAAAAATCTCGGAGAAGCAGGTTTTGTGGTTGCAGGGTGTGGTCCGATCATCAATGATATCAAGGAACACATTGAGACTGCAGATATTATTTTGTTCTATCTTGGAGATTTTATCCTTAATGTCACAGAAGCTCTTATTTACCTGAAGGACACCTGTATTGAGAAGGAAAAGAGTCTGAATGTGATAGGAGATGAAGAAGAGGTTGAGATTTTAAACAAGGTAATAGGCAAGTCTGTCATCGACAATATCTTTGAAAGACCTCTTGATATCAAGATGCTCGTAGTAAAGCTTACAGAACTTGCTCAGAATCAGGATTCTATTAATGCAAGAAAAAATATTCTTCTGGTAGATGACGACCCGACATTCCTTCATCTTGTCAAAAGCTGGCTGTCTGAAAAATACAGGGTTACGATCGTTAATTCCGGCATGCAGGCTATTACTTATATTGCCAAAAATATCCCGGATCTTGTTCTTTTGGATTATGAGATGCCTGTAACGACAGGGCCTCAGGTTCTTGAAATGATGAGAAGCGAAACCGGAACTTCTGATATACCGGTAATATTCCTTACGGGAAAAGGAGATAAAGAGAGTGTAGCAAAAGTCTTAAGACTTAAACCCCAAGGCTACATCTTAAAAAGCGCCGGCCAAAGAGAAGTCATGCAGCAGGTG